One stretch of Bacillota bacterium DNA includes these proteins:
- the ftsX gene encoding permease-like cell division protein FtsX: protein MKLTSLRFGVKQTFRSIRQNALMSLASILTVALSLLVVGIFGLIAVNLDHIASSAEKQVEVTAFIKDDLAQPAVDALKARLKAVPGVTEVTFVSKEEALTRLKAVFANDPGLLAEVEEQNPLYRSFEIKTDKPDAIKPAAEAVAELPGVLRATYKQELVEKLFRITRGIRVAGMVIMVALFLAMVMIISNTIRITVFARRREIGIMKLVGATDTFIRWPFVCEGMFLGALGAVVTAVTIWICYTWAWNGLQKSLPFIPILPKQPLLLNLTILIVAAGVAIGAIGSAMSLRRFLRV from the coding sequence ATGAAGCTAACTAGCCTCCGTTTCGGGGTCAAGCAGACGTTCCGGAGCATTCGCCAGAACGCCTTGATGAGCTTGGCCTCGATCCTGACCGTCGCCCTCTCTCTGCTCGTCGTGGGGATCTTCGGCCTGATCGCCGTCAACCTCGACCACATCGCCAGCTCCGCGGAGAAGCAGGTCGAAGTGACCGCTTTCATCAAGGATGACCTGGCCCAGCCGGCGGTCGACGCCCTCAAAGCCCGGCTCAAGGCGGTCCCCGGGGTCACCGAGGTGACCTTCGTCTCCAAGGAAGAGGCCCTTACCCGGCTCAAGGCGGTCTTTGCCAACGACCCCGGCCTCCTCGCCGAGGTCGAGGAGCAGAACCCGCTCTATCGCTCCTTCGAAATCAAGACGGACAAACCCGACGCCATCAAGCCGGCCGCCGAGGCCGTCGCCGAACTGCCCGGTGTGCTCCGGGCGACCTACAAACAAGAGCTGGTGGAGAAGCTCTTCCGGATCACCAGGGGCATTCGAGTGGCCGGGATGGTCATCATGGTCGCCCTTTTCCTGGCGATGGTCATGATCATCTCGAACACCATCCGGATTACCGTCTTCGCCCGCCGCCGCGAGATCGGCATCATGAAGCTGGTGGGGGCGACCGACACCTTCATCCGTTGGCCCTTCGTCTGCGAGGGGATGTTCCTCGGGGCTCTCGGCGCAGTCGTCACCGCGGTGACCATTTGGATCTGCTACACATGGGCTTGGAACGGTCTTCAGAAGAGCCTGCCGTTCATCCCCATCTTACCCAAGCAGCCACTGCTCCTGAATCTGACCATCCTCATCGTCGCGGCCGGTGTGGCCATCGGGGCCATCGGAAGCGCGATGTCACTGCGCCGCTTCCTGAGAGTCTGA